The DNA region CCGTCGCACCGGAGGCGTCTCCTTCGTCTACGCATCCGGCGAGTGCGAGGGCGGCCAGCACTGTGCCGTGTCGGAGGAACTGTCGTCTGTTCGTACTCACGGTTACTCTCGACGGTAGTAAGCCGGAGGCGGCCAAGGTTATGTCGGGCTTACTCGAGTCCCCTCCCCCGAAACCACCCGATTTCCTGACATCCGAGGGCTCCGATTCGAGCGTCAGAACCCGGCGAGGTGGGGCTACTCGCCGAACTCGGCTTCGGTTACGCGAACCGTGAGCGTCTCCTCGACGTCGTAGAGGTCGTAGTCGGGCACCTGCCCGTCGACGCGTGCGAGGAACATGGGGTCGAGCAGTTCGTCGTCGTCGACGCCGTACACCTTCAGGAAGCGATCGGTCTCCTCGGGACGGACGCCGCCCTCGCGGACGGCCGTCGCGAGTTTCCGCGAGAGCCACTCCGTCTCGCTGATGCTCGGCGACTGGACGAGCGCGTCGTCGACGAACCGGACGAGATACCAGTTGAGGTCGTTCAGAAGCGAGACGGCCGCGCCGACGCTCACCGTCTCCAGTTCGAGGCTGTTGCGGTACGGTTCGCGGAGGGCGTACGTCGACAGCGCGGCGCGAGCCGTGTCGCGCGACAGCAACTCGTATCGGAGGTTCACCTCGGACGCGCCGAGTAGACAGACCCGCGTCACGGCTGTAGGTACCCGGTTGCGGCTATAGGGGTTGCGGTCCCGTTCTCGGCCTGTCCCCGCCCGTCACTCGAACTCCACCACGCGCGCCTCCCGAGCCACCGTCTCGGCCCGCGACAACAACCTCTCCGGTTCCGCCGCCTCCACCGCCGCGAGCGCGGCGTTCGTCTCCGGACGCGACGGCGCGACGCGCTCACAGCCCACGGGAAGCGTCGAGTCGTCGTAGGTTCCGATTTTCCGCGCCTGCGCGACGATGTCGGGCTTGTCGCGCGTCAGCAGCGGTCGGTACACCGGCACCGTGGTCGCCGCGTCGGTGACGCCGAAGTTCGGGCCGGTCTGACTCGACTTCTGGCCCAACGACTCGCCGGTGACGACGGCGTGCGCACCCACTTCCTGCGCGACGGTCTCGCCGATTCTGAGCATCATCCGCCGGAGCGAGAGCATCCGCGTCGCTCCAACCTCGGCGGCGAGTTCCGCCACGAGGTCTCCCGCCGAGACGACCCGGGGACGAACGTCGAACCCGGGCGCGAAGTCAGCGAGGCGGCGCATCGTCGACACCGCGCGAGCCTCGTGGTCCGGGCCGCCGAAGTCGCCCAAATCGACGTAGACGGGGACGACGACACAGCCGCGTTTCATCACCTCCCACGTCGCGACGGGCGAGTCGATACCGCCGCTGACCAACGCGACTGCGGTGCCTTGCGTCCCGAGCGGCAGGCCACCCGGCCCTACACGTTCTCCGGTCGAGACGAACGCCTCGTCCTCGCGGGCTTCGACGCGGTAGGTCACGTCAGGGTCGTCGAGATCGACGGACGCGCCGGTTTGTTCCTCTACTACTGCGCCGCCGACGCGTTCGAGCTCCCGACTGCCGAACTCGTGCGCCGATTTGGGGCCGGCACGCGAGACGCGGACGGCGAACGATTCTTCGCTCCGCTGCTCGCCGGCCAGCGACTCCAAGATATCGAGAAGCGCCTCTCGCTCCGGTTCGCAGGAGACGGCGGGACGCGCGGCGACGACGCCGAACGTGTCCGCCGCGGCGTCGGCGGCGTCATCGGACGACGTCCGATGGGCTGCCGGACTCCGTCCGGCAACGGCGTCCTCCTCCTCGGGGTTTCGGAGGCGAATCAGCGGCCGCGACCACCGGCGCTCCACCGCGGCGTCGACAGCACGAGACCCGAGCATCGCGTCGAGGTTCGAGACGAGCGTCCGCTCCATCCGGCCGCGGACTTTCGAGCTCTTCGTCCCCATCTCGCCGTAGGAGACGACGACGGTGTCGCGTTCGAGGGCCACAGATTCCACTACGCGAGGCTATCCGGGCGGAGGATAAGAGGGTTCGCACCTCGGACTTCGTCGCCTATTCGTCGCATCGGACCTACGTCACGGCTAGTGCTACGCTTGACGCGACCAGCGTAGCTCCGAGGACGGTTTTCAGCCGGGGTGCGTCGACTCGGTGGGCGACTCGCCACCCGACGACGACGCCGACGAGTTCCGGAACGCCGACGAGTGCGACGAGCGGGAGCGAGACGGCTCCCTGCGACACGTAGGTCGCCGCGGCGAACGCCGAGAGAAACACCGACTGCACCTGTGCGGCGGCGAGCGCGTCGAGCATCGAGATACCGAGAAGCACCAGTACCGGAACGGTCACGACCGGTCCGCCGACGCCGAGCAGTCCGCAGACAACGCCGATGACGAACCCGAGGACGGCGACCACCGACGCGCCTGTCGGACGGTCCGGGTCGACCGACCACCACGACCCCAGCGCTCGCCGCTCGCGGTAGACGATGCTCACGCCGACGAGCGCCGTGAACCCGGCGAGCAACGACCCGAACAGCGACTCGGAGAGGACCGCGTTCGTGAGCGCACCTACTACTGCGCCGACCATGCTCGGCACCGTGACGAGCGTCGCGAGTCGTTTTCCCGCTCGCGTCCGAAGCTCTCCGGACCGATAGTAGGTGTAGCTGCCGAGCAGACCCGTGACGACGAACGTCGTCAGCGCCGTCCCGGCGACGGTCGACGACCCAACGTCGGTCAGCGCGAACAGCGCGACGGTGACGAAGATGCCGCCGGGACCGACGGCGGTGATGCCGACGCCGGCCAGAAAGGCGACGACGACCAACAGAACCAGCGTCGAGGTCGAGAGCATATCGAATCGGGAGCTAGATGCCACCGGTTGTCAGCGTCTCGATGAATCCCGGCAGCGACGTGGCGGCGAGATAGATCGAGAGCAGCACGAGCGTCGCGTTCACGAGCGACAGGCCGAGGCTGTTCTTGTCCTCGCCCATCGTCTGTCGGTCGTTGACCGCCCAAAACAGCAACACCGCGGCGATAGGCAGACTGATGATGCCGTTGTACGCCGGGAACAGGATGATCATATCGATGACGCTGAGCCCGGCGAACTGGTGGACCAATGGCGAGAGGCTACCGATACCGACGCCCACCGCGTAGATGAGTTTGAACTCTCGGCTGCTGGAGTCGGCTCTCCGACCACAAGCGTGCTGGAGCAGATACGACGGCGTCCACATGATGGGGATGATGCTGTTGAACGCGGCGGCGATCGTCCCGAAGAGGAAGACGAACATCGCCCACTGGCCGAGCACGTCGGCGAGCGCTCGTCCCGGCGTGATGAACGTGTCGAGGTTCGTGTAGCCCGCCGGTCGGAGCACCGCCGCCGCGACGACGAGGATGGCGATGGTCGTGATGCCGCCGACGAGGTAGCCGAGACCGAGGTCACGACGGACGTCCGGCAGATCCGCGCGACTCGTCCAGCCCTTCTCGTCGACGAGGTTCGATTCGAGGAAGAAGTTCGGCCACAGCGCCGTCGTTCCCACGATGGCCGCGGCGAGCGTCAGCGACCCGCCGGGAATCGACGGGACGAATCCGGAGGCGATGCCGGTCATCGAGGGCGAGCTCACACCCGCGACGGTGACGTAGACGGCGAGCAGTCCGAGCATCATCAGGGTCATGATGCGTTCGACGCCCTCGTAGTCCATGACACCGATGAGAATCGCGAGAGCGCCAGTGACGACCGCGAGCGGTTGCCACCCGATAGCGCCACCGAGGAGAATCGAGATGCCCATTCCGACCGCGGCGGTGAGTTCGAGCGCCCACGCGACGCACCCGACCGAGAGCAGGACCGCCAGCAGCGTCGCGCCCGTCCTCCCTAGCTTTCGCCGGGCGAACTCCATCAGCGGCACCCCGAAGATGCCCAGCCGGGCGCTCATGTCCTGCCCGATAAACCCGATGAGTGCGCCACCGACGACGGCCCAGATGAGCGCATAGCCGAACTTAACCCCGGCCTGGCTCGCGATGAACACCGAGCCCGAGCCGAAGTAGCTGGCGACCATTACGAACGCGAGACCGTATTTCTGGAAGAACCCCGTCATCGTACTCCGGAGTCCGTCCGAGTATGAGCCGAATGACATTTGTTGAGAACCGAGTATCCGCGTTGTCCGAATCTTCCGACACGGTAACATTCCAGAATTAGAGGAATTGTTCTGGTGCTTGCAGATGAAAGGACGACTACGGGTCGCGACCGACCGCGTCTACAAGAATCATCGAGGAAACCGACGGCTCACGCCGTCTCGCGCACGGCTACCGTCGATAGCGAAAAGAGAGACGCCGCAGTTAGAACGTCGAGATGTCGCCTTCGATAACCGAACGCGTCACGTCCGTCACGTCCGCGAGTTCGCGGTCGACGATGGCCTCGACTTCCTCGCGGATGTCGTCGACCTCGACGCCCTCCTCGGTGACGACCTGCGCGTCGGCGACGTGCGGGTGGTCGATGGGGCGGCCGATCTGTGAGAGCAGTCGAACTTGCAGGTCCCGGATCCCCTCGACTTCGTCGACGACGCTCTCGGCGATTTCGGTCGACAGCAGGTTGTATATCTTCCCGATGTGGTTGACCGGGTTCTTCCCGCTTGTCGCCTCCATGCTCATCGGTCGGTTCGGCGTGATGAGGCCGTTGGCGCGGTTACCGCGGCCGACGGAGCCGTCGTCGCCCTGCTCGGCGCTTGTGCCCGTCGTCGTGAGGTAGATGGAGCCTTCCTCGTAGTCGTCGGCCGTGTTGACCTCGACGTTGACCTCGCGGTCGGTGTGCTCGCGGGCGAGACCGGCGACGAACTCCTGGACCCGGTTGACCGCGGCGTCGTACGCGTCGAATCCGGCGACGTACGAGTCGACCATCGCGGCGGCGACGGTGATATCTATCCGGTCGCCCTCGCGCTTGCCCATGATCTTCACGTCCGGGCCCAGTTCCGGGTGGTCGGCGGCGTACGCGCCGTTGAGTTCCCGCTCTGCCGCGAGGACGATCTCTTCCGTCTCTGTCAGCGGCGCGTGGCCGACGCCGAAACTCGTGTCGTTGGCCATCGGCACCTGCACTTTCTCTTCGCCGAAGACGTCCTGGAGGTCGCCGGAGCCCTCGCCGAGTTTCACGTCGACGACGACGTCGCGGCCGTACTCCAGCTCCGGGATGTGCTCGTCGAGATACTCGCGGGCGGCCGACAGCGCCGTCGACCCGACGGGCAGTTTCTCGCCCTCGTACTCCTTGGTCGCGCGCCCGACGATGAGAATGTAGATGGGTTCGACGACTTCGCCGCCGCCGAAGGCGGGTGCGGCGGTTCCGGCGACCAGTTGCGTCTCGTCGGTGTTGTAGTGCAGCACCTTGCCGACGCGGTCGAGATACAGCTTCGAGAGCGCCCGCGAGACGCTCTCGGCGATGCCGTCGCAGATGGAGTCCGGATGGCCGATACCTTTCCGCTCGACGATTTCGACTTCCTGGTCCTCGACTGCGAGTCGGTCGATACCCTCGACCCGAATGTTCCGCTCGCTCATTGTTCGGCGTTCAGCGCCGCAGATGCTATAACTTGCGGTAGTAATCGGGTGTGGGCGTTATTAACGCGATACCGAAACGGGTCCGAAATTGGATCCGAAACGGATCGAAAACGGGTGCGTCACCCCTGCTTTTCGAGCAACAACCCGAGGTACGAGGTCCGAATCTGCTCGTCGGGGTCCAAATCGAGTTCCCGAAGCACGGCCGCCGCGCCCTCGCGCACCGATTCGAGTTCCGACTCCTCGGCCTCCCGTTCGACTTCGACGAACTCGCCGAGTCCCTCCACCCGGTCGAGAACGACCGTGTAGTCGTCGACGCGGAAGTACTCGCGCTCCTTCTCGACGACTGCGGCCGGTTCGAAGCCCAGGCCGTCGAAGACGTTCGCCATCGTCTCGCCGTCGTCGACGCCCGTCTCGAACTCCTCTCGGGTCTTCGACTCGCGTTCGACGAGCGGCCCTTTGTACGTCACTTTCGCCGTCTCCGCGGCGTCTTCGTCGGCCATCGCGTCGGTGCGGCGCTCCCGGCGGATGCGGAGCGCTTCGTCCGTCTCCGCGAACTCGCGGTGGGGCGCGTCGTAGTAGGTGTCCGCCTGCGCGACACCGCCGAGTTTCTCCGCGCCCATCGCTTCGAGACGCTCTCGAACGTCTCCGTGGTCGGCGCGGAGTTTCAGTTCGACCTCGTACATGATCGAATTCTCGGTGCTTCGACTCAAAAGCGTGGCCCTCCGGACCGTCTCCGCTCCATCTCGTCTCTGCCCGACTCGCTGCCCCACCGTCTCGTCTCCATCCGACTCGTCGTCCTACTGCCCCGTCTCCCGCTCTCCGCACCGTTTCGCTGGTCACCATCCGCTCCGGAGTGGGGCCTGTTCACGACCGTCACACCCGGGAGCAAGTCGGTTCCGCGGGTACGAAACGTGATTCTTATAGGGCGCACGGGAGACGTAGCCTACATGAGTGACGAACAACAGGCGGAATCGGCCGACGAGTCAGTCGACGCCGAGACGCCCGACGACGTGGAGGACGGAGCGGAGAACGGAGAGAGTTCCGGAGTGCAGGACGGCGACTTCGTTCGTCTGGCGTACACGGTCCGAACCAAAGACGACGACACCGTCGTCGACACGACGAGCCAAGAAGTGGCCGAAGAGGCCGAAATCGACACCGAGAACCACGAATTCGAACCGCGCGTCGTCATCGTCGGCGCGGGTCACGTGTTCGAGGCTGTCGACGACGACCTCATCGGCAAAGAGGTCGGCTACGAAGGCTCCGTCGACGTGCCCGCCGCCGAAGCGTTCGGCGAGTACGACTCCGACAACGTCCGAACCGTGAGCGCGGACAAGATCTCCGAGGACGACCGCTACCCCGGCGCGCACGTCAACGTCGACGGCGAGCAGGGCCACATCGAGACCATCATCGGCGGCCGCGCCCGAATCGACTTCAACCACCCGCTGGCGGGTGACGACCTCGAGTACGAGTACGAGATTCTCGACGTCGTCGACGACCGCGAGGAGCAGGCGGAGGGTCTGCTCGGTATGTACCTCCAGCAGAGCCCCGAACTCTGGATTCAGACCGACGAGGTCGAAGAGGAGATGCCGCTCGAAGGCGGCGACGACGTCGACCCCGAGGAAGCCGAGACCGAGACCGTCACCGAGGAGAAGGAGACGCTGTACATCGAGGCC from Haloprofundus halobius includes:
- a CDS encoding DUF5804 family protein, translating into MTRVCLLGASEVNLRYELLSRDTARAALSTYALREPYRNSLELETVSVGAAVSLLNDLNWYLVRFVDDALVQSPSISETEWLSRKLATAVREGGVRPEETDRFLKVYGVDDDELLDPMFLARVDGQVPDYDLYDVEETLTVRVTEAEFGE
- a CDS encoding tRNA sulfurtransferase, with translation MALERDTVVVSYGEMGTKSSKVRGRMERTLVSNLDAMLGSRAVDAAVERRWSRPLIRLRNPEEEDAVAGRSPAAHRTSSDDAADAAADTFGVVAARPAVSCEPEREALLDILESLAGEQRSEESFAVRVSRAGPKSAHEFGSRELERVGGAVVEEQTGASVDLDDPDVTYRVEAREDEAFVSTGERVGPGGLPLGTQGTAVALVSGGIDSPVATWEVMKRGCVVVPVYVDLGDFGGPDHEARAVSTMRRLADFAPGFDVRPRVVSAGDLVAELAAEVGATRMLSLRRMMLRIGETVAQEVGAHAVVTGESLGQKSSQTGPNFGVTDAATTVPVYRPLLTRDKPDIVAQARKIGTYDDSTLPVGCERVAPSRPETNAALAAVEAAEPERLLSRAETVAREARVVEFE
- a CDS encoding sulfite exporter TauE/SafE family protein, translated to MLSTSTLVLLVVVAFLAGVGITAVGPGGIFVTVALFALTDVGSSTVAGTALTTFVVTGLLGSYTYYRSGELRTRAGKRLATLVTVPSMVGAVVGALTNAVLSESLFGSLLAGFTALVGVSIVYRERRALGSWWSVDPDRPTGASVVAVLGFVIGVVCGLLGVGGPVVTVPVLVLLGISMLDALAAAQVQSVFLSAFAAATYVSQGAVSLPLVALVGVPELVGVVVGWRVAHRVDAPRLKTVLGATLVASSVALAVT
- a CDS encoding NRAMP family divalent metal transporter; protein product: MSFGSYSDGLRSTMTGFFQKYGLAFVMVASYFGSGSVFIASQAGVKFGYALIWAVVGGALIGFIGQDMSARLGIFGVPLMEFARRKLGRTGATLLAVLLSVGCVAWALELTAAVGMGISILLGGAIGWQPLAVVTGALAILIGVMDYEGVERIMTLMMLGLLAVYVTVAGVSSPSMTGIASGFVPSIPGGSLTLAAAIVGTTALWPNFFLESNLVDEKGWTSRADLPDVRRDLGLGYLVGGITTIAILVVAAAVLRPAGYTNLDTFITPGRALADVLGQWAMFVFLFGTIAAAFNSIIPIMWTPSYLLQHACGRRADSSSREFKLIYAVGVGIGSLSPLVHQFAGLSVIDMIILFPAYNGIISLPIAAVLLFWAVNDRQTMGEDKNSLGLSLVNATLVLLSIYLAATSLPGFIETLTTGGI
- a CDS encoding methionine adenosyltransferase — translated: MSERNIRVEGIDRLAVEDQEVEIVERKGIGHPDSICDGIAESVSRALSKLYLDRVGKVLHYNTDETQLVAGTAAPAFGGGEVVEPIYILIVGRATKEYEGEKLPVGSTALSAAREYLDEHIPELEYGRDVVVDVKLGEGSGDLQDVFGEEKVQVPMANDTSFGVGHAPLTETEEIVLAAERELNGAYAADHPELGPDVKIMGKREGDRIDITVAAAMVDSYVAGFDAYDAAVNRVQEFVAGLAREHTDREVNVEVNTADDYEEGSIYLTTTGTSAEQGDDGSVGRGNRANGLITPNRPMSMEATSGKNPVNHIGKIYNLLSTEIAESVVDEVEGIRDLQVRLLSQIGRPIDHPHVADAQVVTEEGVEVDDIREEVEAIVDRELADVTDVTRSVIEGDISTF
- the cyaB gene encoding class IV adenylate cyclase codes for the protein MYEVELKLRADHGDVRERLEAMGAEKLGGVAQADTYYDAPHREFAETDEALRIRRERRTDAMADEDAAETAKVTYKGPLVERESKTREEFETGVDDGETMANVFDGLGFEPAAVVEKEREYFRVDDYTVVLDRVEGLGEFVEVEREAEESELESVREGAAAVLRELDLDPDEQIRTSYLGLLLEKQG
- a CDS encoding FKBP-type peptidyl-prolyl cis-trans isomerase, with amino-acid sequence MSDEQQAESADESVDAETPDDVEDGAENGESSGVQDGDFVRLAYTVRTKDDDTVVDTTSQEVAEEAEIDTENHEFEPRVVIVGAGHVFEAVDDDLIGKEVGYEGSVDVPAAEAFGEYDSDNVRTVSADKISEDDRYPGAHVNVDGEQGHIETIIGGRARIDFNHPLAGDDLEYEYEILDVVDDREEQAEGLLGMYLQQSPELWIQTDEVEEEMPLEGGDDVDPEEAETETVTEEKETLYIEATPQMTMNQQWMFSKQQIAQDLMDRLDLDRVIVQETIDGMGMGGMGGMMGGMGGMGAGDIEDALDDVDVDADEIVDELEAEDDDGHDHDDGHDHDHDHDHDH